A region from the Mustela erminea isolate mMusErm1 chromosome 2, mMusErm1.Pri, whole genome shotgun sequence genome encodes:
- the CXCL9 gene encoding C-X-C motif chemokine 9, with translation MKKGGVPLLLSIIFLTLIGGQGTPTMRNRRCSCITTTQGTIQSKFLKDLKQFAPSSYCEKTEIIATMKNGYQTCLNPDLAVVQELIKEWEKQVNQKKKQKKGKRYQKSKKALKVKKSQHPRQKKTT, from the exons ATGAAGAAAGGTGGTGTTCCTCTTTTGTTGAGTATCATCTTCCTGACGCTGATTGGAGGTCAAG gcACCCCAACAATGAGGAATAGACGCTGTTCCTGCATCACCACCACCCAAGGAACAATCCAGTCAAAATTCTTAAAGGACCTTAAACAATTTGCCCCAAGCTCTTATtgtgagaaaactgaaatcat TGCAACAATGAAGAATGGATATCAAACGTGTCTAAACCCAGATTTGGCAGTTGTGCAAGAATTGATTAAAGAGTGGGAAAAACAG gtcaaccaaaagaaaaagcaaaaaaaagggaaaagatatcaaaaaagcaagaaagctttaaaagttaaaaaatctcAACATCCTCGTCAAAAGAAGACCACATAA